The following are encoded in a window of Sulfitobacter sp. S190 genomic DNA:
- a CDS encoding Gfo/Idh/MocA family protein encodes MTEIGIGIVGGGYMGKAHAVAMAAVGAVFDTKLRPRLEMVCASSDASAEGYCKAFGFARATSDWQELVRDDRVAAVVIASPQATHRAIAEAAFALGKPVFCEKPLGASLADSRAMVAAAEGHISMTGFNYIRTPASQFARQLVADGTIGDVTWFRGEHTEDFLADPDSPATWRTQGDANGTMGDLAPHMVNGALALVGPIRSLIAEVETVHAVRPGGAVDNDDHGQMMCRFDNGAMGQMYFSRITHGRKMGYAYEITGTKGAIRFDQEDQNAVWLYLASDPEAVRGFRKILTGPAHPDYLPFCQGAGHGTGYQDQIIIEARDFLRAIETGTPVWPTFKDGMDVNQIITAAMASSRAKAWVDVASV; translated from the coding sequence ATGACTGAAATCGGAATTGGAATCGTCGGCGGCGGTTACATGGGCAAGGCGCACGCGGTCGCAATGGCGGCGGTTGGCGCGGTTTTCGACACGAAACTACGCCCGCGGCTTGAAATGGTATGCGCCAGCAGTGACGCGAGCGCGGAAGGCTACTGCAAGGCATTCGGGTTCGCGCGCGCCACATCGGACTGGCAGGAATTGGTGCGCGACGACCGGGTCGCGGCCGTGGTCATCGCGTCGCCTCAGGCCACGCACCGCGCCATTGCCGAGGCTGCCTTTGCACTGGGCAAGCCGGTCTTTTGCGAAAAGCCCTTGGGCGCGTCCTTGGCGGACAGCCGTGCGATGGTGGCGGCAGCCGAAGGTCATATCTCGATGACGGGGTTCAACTATATCCGCACACCGGCCAGCCAGTTCGCGCGACAGCTGGTCGCCGATGGCACGATCGGCGATGTGACATGGTTCCGCGGCGAGCACACCGAAGACTTTCTGGCCGATCCCGACAGTCCGGCGACATGGCGCACGCAGGGTGACGCGAACGGCACGATGGGTGATCTGGCGCCTCACATGGTAAATGGTGCACTGGCGTTGGTGGGGCCGATCAGGTCGCTGATTGCCGAAGTGGAAACCGTGCACGCGGTGCGCCCGGGCGGTGCGGTGGACAATGACGATCACGGCCAGATGATGTGCCGGTTCGACAATGGTGCGATGGGGCAGATGTACTTCAGCCGCATCACGCACGGGCGCAAAATGGGGTACGCCTACGAAATCACGGGGACCAAAGGGGCGATCCGCTTTGATCAGGAAGATCAGAATGCGGTCTGGCTTTACTTGGCGAGCGATCCCGAAGCGGTGCGCGGATTTCGCAAGATTTTAACGGGCCCCGCGCATCCCGATTACCTGCCGTTCTGTCAGGGGGCCGGACACGGAACCGGATACCAAGACCAGATAATTATCGAAGCGCGTGATTTCCTGCGCGCGATCGAGACCGGAACACCCGTTTGGCCGACTTTCAAGGACGGCATGGATGTGAACCAGATCATCACCGCCGCCATGGCGTCTTCGCGTGCCAAGGCATGGGTCGACGTGGCGTCGGTCTGA
- a CDS encoding Gfo/Idh/MocA family protein, giving the protein MTRLNWGMIGGGEGSQIGPAHRLGAQADGNFVLAAGALDVDAARGKAFAQKLGVAEDRAYGDWKEMLEGERDRPDRVDLVTVATPNNTHFEITKAFLEAGFNVLCEKPMTMTVEQGEEIVRVAEKSGKICAVNYCYSAYPMVREMRQMVRSGQVGRVRLVVANFSHGHHGDASDADNPRVRWRYDPGMAGVSGQFADCGIHAMHMASFIAGDEVRSLSADFASTISSRELEDDAMVNFRMEGGTVGRLWTSSVAIGRQHGFDIQVFGETGGLRWASEQPNQVYYTPVGGRTQIMEKGEGSLSDEAGRLSRVAIAHPEGFPLAVANIYVDLADAIKGETRDGLPLAVDGLRSMAAVYAAVASAQDNGAWVDARPPMFQ; this is encoded by the coding sequence ATGACAAGATTGAACTGGGGCATGATCGGCGGCGGCGAAGGCAGCCAGATCGGGCCCGCACACCGGCTGGGCGCGCAGGCTGACGGAAACTTTGTTTTGGCCGCCGGTGCGCTGGATGTGGATGCGGCCCGCGGCAAGGCCTTTGCCCAAAAGCTCGGCGTGGCAGAAGATCGCGCCTACGGCGATTGGAAAGAGATGCTGGAGGGCGAACGCGACCGGCCCGACCGCGTGGATCTGGTGACGGTGGCCACACCCAACAACACCCATTTCGAGATTACAAAGGCGTTTCTCGAAGCCGGATTCAACGTGCTGTGCGAAAAGCCGATGACCATGACCGTTGAGCAGGGCGAGGAAATTGTGCGCGTCGCGGAGAAATCGGGGAAGATCTGTGCGGTGAACTATTGCTATTCCGCCTATCCGATGGTCCGCGAAATGCGCCAGATGGTGCGCAGCGGGCAGGTGGGACGTGTGCGTCTTGTCGTCGCAAACTTCAGCCACGGACACCACGGCGACGCCAGCGATGCCGACAACCCGCGGGTGCGCTGGCGCTATGATCCGGGGATGGCAGGGGTGTCCGGGCAGTTCGCTGACTGCGGCATTCACGCGATGCACATGGCCAGCTTTATCGCCGGTGACGAAGTGCGCAGTCTGTCGGCAGATTTTGCCTCGACCATATCCAGTCGGGAACTGGAGGACGATGCGATGGTCAACTTCCGGATGGAGGGCGGCACGGTTGGTCGGCTGTGGACCTCATCCGTGGCGATCGGCCGGCAGCACGGTTTCGACATTCAGGTCTTTGGCGAAACGGGCGGTTTGCGCTGGGCGTCCGAACAGCCCAATCAGGTCTATTATACCCCCGTCGGGGGCCGGACGCAGATCATGGAAAAAGGAGAAGGCAGCCTGTCGGACGAGGCGGGCAGGCTCAGCCGCGTGGCCATCGCACATCCCGAAGGCTTTCCATTGGCCGTTGCCAATATCTATGTCGATCTGGCCGACGCGATCAAAGGAGAAACGCGCGACGGGTTGCCATTGGCCGTTGACGGTCTGCGCTCCATGGCTGCGGTTTATGCCGCGGTTGCGTCGGCGCAGGACAATGGGGCGTGGGTAGACGCCCGCCCGCCCATGTTTCAGTGA
- the iolD gene encoding 3D-(3,5/4)-trihydroxycyclohexane-1,2-dione acylhydrolase (decyclizing), with protein MTHDTITLTTAQAIIRFLENQYIEIDGTEWRICGGGFGIFGHGNVTCLGEALYDARDALPLYRGQNEQSMGFAAAGYAKQWLRQRFMFCTASAGPGTANLLTAAALAHANRLPMLMLCGDTFLTRLPDPVLQQLEHFGNPTLGVNDAFKAVSRFWDRITHPAQILQSLPAALNTMLDPADCGPAFLGLPQDVQGWTYDYPRSFFDKRVHHIRRQAPDLQEVVAAAEAIAQAKRPMIIAGGGVQYADAVAELTQFAERHDIPVVETIAGRANMLQDHPLNIGPVGVTGSDSANTIAERADVILAVGTRLQDFTTGSWTAFAPDARIIALNVGRHDATKHLSMPVVGDAKLGLKHLTDHLGDSRAPADWTAHARDERAKWVAYTDEITTPSNGPNSYAQAIRVVNDRCHARDRVVAAAGGLPAEVTAHWQTKDIGTVDVEFGFSCMGYEIAGGWGARIAQSEREPDRETIVFTGDGSYLLMNSDIYSSVLTGKKLIICVLDNGGFAVINKLQNNTGNESFNNLIADCPTVPNAFAVDFEAHAAAMGAHAETVSNPTEFGAAFERAQSADKTCVIVMKVDAYDGWTTQGHTWWEVGTPHVSDRASVREKHEEIEAERAKQRRGV; from the coding sequence ATGACGCACGACACGATCACATTGACCACTGCGCAAGCCATCATCCGCTTTCTGGAGAACCAGTACATCGAAATCGATGGCACGGAATGGCGCATTTGTGGCGGCGGTTTTGGCATCTTCGGACATGGCAATGTTACCTGCCTTGGTGAGGCGCTTTATGACGCCCGCGACGCTCTGCCGCTTTATCGCGGCCAGAATGAACAAAGCATGGGCTTCGCCGCAGCCGGATACGCCAAGCAGTGGCTGCGTCAGCGCTTCATGTTCTGCACGGCAAGTGCGGGTCCCGGCACGGCCAATCTGCTCACAGCGGCGGCGCTGGCGCACGCAAACCGCCTGCCGATGCTCATGCTATGCGGCGACACGTTCCTGACACGCTTGCCTGACCCCGTGTTGCAGCAGCTTGAGCACTTCGGCAACCCGACCCTGGGCGTCAACGATGCGTTCAAGGCCGTCAGCCGGTTCTGGGACCGCATCACGCATCCCGCCCAGATCCTGCAATCGCTGCCGGCGGCGCTCAACACCATGCTGGACCCTGCTGATTGCGGACCCGCGTTTCTGGGGCTGCCGCAAGATGTACAGGGCTGGACCTACGACTACCCCCGCAGCTTTTTCGACAAACGCGTACACCACATCCGCCGGCAAGCGCCCGACCTGCAGGAAGTGGTTGCCGCGGCTGAAGCAATTGCGCAGGCAAAGCGCCCCATGATCATCGCAGGTGGAGGCGTTCAGTACGCAGACGCCGTGGCGGAGCTTACGCAGTTTGCCGAACGCCATGACATCCCGGTGGTCGAAACCATCGCCGGGCGCGCGAATATGCTGCAGGATCATCCGCTCAACATCGGCCCCGTCGGCGTGACCGGATCGGACAGCGCGAATACAATTGCCGAACGTGCGGACGTCATTCTGGCCGTGGGCACTAGGCTGCAGGACTTCACGACCGGATCATGGACCGCGTTTGCCCCGGATGCACGGATCATCGCGCTGAATGTGGGGCGTCATGACGCAACAAAACACCTCTCCATGCCGGTTGTCGGCGACGCGAAACTTGGGTTGAAGCACCTGACCGATCACCTCGGCGACAGCCGTGCGCCCGCAGACTGGACCGCCCACGCACGCGATGAACGCGCCAAATGGGTTGCCTATACCGACGAAATCACCACGCCCTCGAACGGTCCGAATTCCTACGCGCAGGCCATTCGCGTTGTGAACGACCGCTGCCATGCCCGCGACCGAGTGGTCGCCGCCGCAGGCGGTCTGCCCGCCGAGGTCACAGCACACTGGCAAACCAAAGATATCGGCACCGTCGATGTCGAATTCGGGTTTTCCTGTATGGGTTACGAAATTGCGGGCGGATGGGGTGCCCGCATCGCCCAGTCCGAGCGCGAACCGGACCGCGAAACCATCGTGTTCACCGGTGACGGCTCTTATCTGCTGATGAATTCCGACATCTATTCCTCCGTTCTGACCGGCAAAAAGCTGATCATTTGCGTGCTCGACAACGGTGGCTTTGCCGTCATCAACAAGCTGCAGAACAACACCGGGAACGAAAGCTTCAACAACCTGATCGCCGATTGCCCGACCGTGCCCAACGCCTTCGCTGTCGATTTCGAGGCCCACGCCGCCGCCATGGGCGCGCATGCCGAAACCGTCTCGAACCCGACGGAATTCGGTGCGGCATTCGAGCGCGCGCAATCGGCAGATAAAACCTGCGTCATTGTGATGAAAGTGGACGCCTACGACGGCTGGACCACCCAAGGTCACACGTGGTGGGAGGTAGGCACACCGCACGTGTCGGATCGCGCCAGCGTGCGCGAAAAGCACGAAGAGATCGAAGCCGAACGCGCCAAACAGCGCAGGGGCGTGTGA
- a CDS encoding LacI family DNA-binding transcriptional regulator produces MAPTLKDVAERAGVSTSAVSRTFTDGASVSLKMRKKVEKAAGELGYSPNFLARSLTTRRTKLIGLVSNNFHNPIFLEVFDLFTRGLQDNGLRPLLVNLSDETDPEESVRMLQQYSVDGVIVASSTLPPGFSKAFRERKMPVVNTFGRYSSSPEVHVVGIDNVEAGRMAARELIDRGYESVAFLGGPEKATSTQDRLKGFSEELSAHPGITLSHSFADAYSFRAGRVEMLRLGDKPLAQAYFCGDDVLSIGVLSAIKDLGLSVPDDIGLIGFNDMEMSGWENIALTTIRQPIQQIINSSVELMEAMLDDPDRYPEARLFPCRVVERGTLRPRRPSH; encoded by the coding sequence ATGGCACCAACTCTCAAGGATGTGGCCGAACGGGCCGGTGTATCGACCTCGGCGGTTTCCCGTACATTTACCGACGGCGCATCTGTTTCCTTGAAAATGCGTAAAAAGGTGGAAAAGGCCGCGGGCGAACTGGGCTACAGCCCGAACTTTCTGGCGCGCAGTCTGACAACGCGACGGACAAAATTGATCGGACTGGTATCCAACAACTTCCACAACCCCATCTTCCTCGAGGTCTTCGATCTTTTTACCCGCGGACTGCAGGACAACGGTTTGCGCCCGCTGCTCGTCAACCTGTCCGACGAGACCGACCCAGAGGAATCTGTGCGGATGTTGCAGCAATATTCGGTCGATGGGGTCATCGTGGCGTCCTCCACCCTGCCGCCGGGGTTTTCCAAGGCCTTTCGCGAACGCAAGATGCCAGTCGTCAATACCTTCGGCCGCTATTCAAGCAGCCCCGAGGTGCATGTCGTCGGCATCGACAACGTCGAGGCGGGGCGGATGGCGGCGCGTGAATTGATCGACCGGGGATATGAAAGCGTCGCCTTTCTTGGCGGACCGGAAAAAGCGACCTCGACGCAGGACCGGCTCAAGGGGTTCTCCGAAGAACTTTCCGCCCACCCCGGCATCACCCTCAGTCACAGCTTTGCCGACGCCTATTCCTTCCGCGCAGGGCGCGTCGAAATGCTGCGCTTGGGCGACAAACCTTTGGCGCAGGCTTATTTCTGCGGCGATGACGTCCTGTCCATCGGCGTGCTGAGCGCGATCAAGGATCTGGGTCTGAGCGTTCCGGACGACATAGGTCTGATCGGTTTCAACGACATGGAAATGTCGGGTTGGGAAAACATCGCGCTGACCACAATTCGGCAACCCATACAGCAAATCATCAACTCGTCGGTCGAGCTGATGGAAGCGATGCTGGACGATCCGGACCGCTATCCGGAGGCGCGATTGTTTCCCTGCCGCGTGGTCGAGCGGGGGACATTGCGCCCCCGCCGCCCGTCTCACTGA
- a CDS encoding sugar phosphate isomerase/epimerase, whose translation MTIKIGNAPCSWGIEFPSDPAYPTWQSVLDQCAGAGYRGIELGPIGFMPEDPAVLAPALAQRDLEIIGGVVFRAFHDPAKWDDTLDASVRTCKALKAHGAQHLVLIDSISPRRAPTAGRADEAEQMDAAEWAAFRDRIATIARMGAEEYGLTVGIHAHAAGFIDFEPELERLLDEVDESILKICFDTGHHSYAGYDPVAFMDRHMDRISYMHFKDIDPVVKADVVAKRTDFYKACGQGIFCNLGQGDVDFPAVRQRLLEAGFEGWCTVEQDCDPSMPGTPLEDARANREYLQSIGF comes from the coding sequence ATGACCATCAAAATCGGCAATGCACCCTGTTCATGGGGCATCGAATTTCCCTCGGATCCGGCATACCCCACGTGGCAGTCGGTTCTGGACCAATGTGCCGGCGCAGGCTACCGGGGGATCGAGCTTGGTCCGATCGGTTTCATGCCCGAAGATCCCGCCGTGCTGGCCCCGGCCTTGGCACAACGGGATCTGGAAATCATCGGCGGCGTGGTGTTCCGCGCGTTCCATGACCCCGCGAAATGGGACGACACGCTGGACGCGTCGGTCCGGACCTGCAAGGCGCTGAAAGCACATGGCGCGCAGCATCTTGTGCTGATTGACAGCATTTCGCCGCGCCGTGCGCCCACAGCCGGTCGTGCCGATGAGGCAGAGCAGATGGACGCCGCCGAATGGGCCGCGTTTCGTGACCGCATCGCCACCATCGCGCGCATGGGGGCCGAAGAATACGGGCTGACCGTGGGTATCCACGCCCATGCTGCCGGGTTCATCGACTTCGAGCCGGAACTCGAACGCCTGCTGGACGAAGTCGACGAAAGCATTTTGAAGATTTGCTTCGATACCGGCCATCATTCCTACGCAGGGTATGATCCCGTGGCCTTCATGGACAGGCACATGGACCGCATCAGCTATATGCACTTCAAGGACATCGATCCGGTGGTGAAGGCAGACGTGGTCGCAAAGCGGACCGATTTTTACAAAGCCTGCGGTCAGGGCATTTTCTGCAACCTCGGGCAGGGTGATGTCGATTTCCCTGCCGTGCGGCAACGGTTGCTTGAGGCGGGGTTCGAAGGCTGGTGCACGGTGGAGCAGGATTGCGATCCGTCGATGCCGGGTACTCCGCTCGAGGACGCGCGCGCCAACCGCGAATATCTGCAATCCATTGGGTTTTAA